The Syngnathus scovelli strain Florida chromosome 21, RoL_Ssco_1.2, whole genome shotgun sequence DNA segment TTATGTACAAGAAACAACCAATTAGTTAACAAAATGTGTGGTTGGGTACAGTAGGTTGTATGCGTTGCTACAAACCACTCAGCTCATAACACAAGAAATTTATGTTTAAAAATTTTACATAAGCATTCTTCTGTttggatgtgtgtgttttttcaaCACTGGTTcagatgatttgttttttttttttacttcatgcaTGCATCTAAAGCCTTTCAAATAAATTTAGTGAGGACAACAGCATTTAACACCAGAAAGCATTTAAAATAGAACCCCTAAATAATGATGGGGGCGGGAAAAAAACATAATAGTGGCGCAAACACTCCTTTCTGCACAGTTTGGGTTAGAATCAGAGATCGATACTCGGTTTTGGGTTTTCAAACGGAAAGTTTGTCATTGCTCGGCATCGGTGCGTTCAAATTGTTCAAAGaccgatttaaaaataaaataaaaaaaacacggacAACGTGTGAGAATGAGTGCGGCGACACGGAGAAAGGGTACCGTGAGGTTGACACTTGTCATCGTCAATAGCTGCCTCTGTGATGGACACAAGGACACAGACAAACTTTTGTCCCATATTGCGatagaaattttttttttcaacgctTTACGGGACATGAATGAACCTGAGGATGTTAGTTTCAACTCAAAGTTGCGGTTTTTGTCTCTACGGTCCGAACTTGTTGCGAGTGAAAATGACGAGACGGCACCTATTCGGACAAGGAAATGGCAGCGACAAGTGCGGGAACAAAAGTGAAGTGGTAGTAGAAGAACATGGATATCTCACAATGCCTGCTGACAAAGAATCCGATCAAACGTGACGCCACTGTTGTGAAGAAAAACCTGAAGAAGagaggaggaaaagaaaaaaaaaagaaaaaacagaaagtgGAGTGCCACTATAAAAAGATTCCGTTTCGGGCCCAATCCAAAGTGCAGCGCTTGTTCCTGCCGGGGCCGGAATCATCCCTGAATGCTTCTCGGACGGCTCGGTCCGTCCCCGGCGTCGTCAATTGAAATAAAGCTCCTTGGTCAGCATGGAGACCACGCAGGGGATCTGCTTCTTCTCGCTAAAGCGCGGGTCCTCGGACCAGGACTCGAAGCTGGTGGCCACCATGTAGTTGACGCGGGTCAGGATCTGCATGATCTCCAGCTGCTTGCCGAACTCGTTGAGGACGTTGCACAGCGCCTGCACGAACCAGGAGCCGCGCCCGGGGTTCCTCCAGGAGTAGTACCCTGCCCGCAATTTCTTTTGACGTTAGAACAAAACCCAGGACAGCAGGCCATCTCCTAAAGTGGCTCACCCGGGACCGTGGAGTAGGCAAAGAGGAAATCGGCCTCCACCGGGATCTTATGCCTCGGGTTGGCGTCCGTCTCCAGGGTGTCGTTGGGCGGACCCGAATCCGTCTGGATGCCGTCATCGAATTCGGAACCCCGACAAGCCTGGTGATGGAAAGCCAATGATGACTCAGTCTTCCGTATGTCTTCCGCTGACACGTCTCCTACCTGGATAAAGAAGAGCTTGGGCTTCCCCACCAGACTTTTGCACATGTCCCCCCTGAAGAGCGAGGTCATGGTCTTGATGGGCATGGCGCCGTCCGTGCCGTAGATCATGCCCTCTTCGCCGTGGCTCAGCAGGATGCAGGCGAAACACGAGCTGTCGCTGTGGTCTTCCTCTGAAGCTAACATTTGAATCTTATCATTAAAAGTTCATCCTGAAATTCTGAGTCCTCACCTTCTCTGAGGAGACGCTCCATCTTCTCGCAGGTCTGATCGTTGTAGATGAAGACGTTGAAGCCCAGACTTTTGAAGCACTTGAACAGCTCGCCGGCGTCGCGGTCTGTCCCGTTGCGTACATTCATCCCTGTCGGGGAAACGCGGATGCTCAGAAGTCTCATCTTTCCGAAATATTTCGATTGCTTTCACACCTGTCCTTTCTTCGaagtttttgttgttgatgatgatgCACTTGCCCACTCGCCGGTGGCTCATCTTATACTGGAATGTTGGTGAGACAATTCTGTAATGGCTTTCAGAAGAGTAGTCCTGCTCCCGCGTCTGGCCATCCTTATTCTTCTTGCTAAATACAAGACGCACAAGAATTAATACACGATTAATTTTTTGGTGCTATTACTTGAGATTATTACGTAATGATAATTTCAACACAGTAATTGTCACACAACACAAAACCAAGTACTTACTCAGAGACCAAAAAGTACATATGCTTTCCAGGCATTAACGTGATGGCCAAATTCGGTCGCTGTAATCCAACCTAACCTTGAGTCCAATTCGTACGCATTTCAAAGAGTCAAATTCAAACTGGAGGTAGAAGCGGCAGATTAAGAATGCGGAGATTAGCGGCGGCTAGAGCGAGAGGAAAACATCTTTGTGGCTATTCTGCGGCGGCTGCCATGTTGGCATTCTTTGGCCGATCCATCCAGATGGGCGGCGTGTTCCAGAAGGGCCTGGCCACGAGGGTCAACAAAAGGCCTGTTCGTATTCTATTAAACGTGTGATTTGACgccgtaccccccccccccccctcccagctTCAAATTGTGCCAACGCGCCGTAGCAAACAATCGAGGGTGGGCAGCAAAGAGCGGCGGTGGGCAGGACGGGGCGCGGCGGTGAAGAGCTCGAGGATCACGTGGGGTCGACTTACCTGGGTTCGTCATTGAGCGCTACGCCACTCTGCATCTGCAAAAGAGTTTGTTCCTCCAGCTGATTGTTGGGGGGGCTGAGTGAGTGCTAGGATGCTGACATGCTCTCTGCGCTGGATGAGCAACCTGACTGGGCCGCCACGGGTCGAAGGGGGGGTGCCGCCGGAAAGGGGGGGTGGCGCGTGGTGACCTCCTCCCTGAGTCAGCAACTTCGCCAACGCACCAGCGCTTTCTAAAGGCCTATTCAACAACCCAGGGCCCCTCGGACCTCACGCCGCCGTGACCACACTCGGGGTCAACGGGGATAGCGCTCGGTTTGGaggcatatttatttattctcgcaTCCATTTTAAAAAACACTTTTGGCTGCTTGATATTTTATGAATTTGACCAGGGTTGTCAGTGGCTCCAAggtcacacaccaaaaaaagtaCTTAAAGGACTTACCTAAAGAGTAAAAACCGCCCCTTGCGGTCAGGTTTGGCATCTGTTATGTCCACCGTCATTTCGTCCTCTTCTAAATCTCCAAGTTGAGTCGCTTCAGCCATCTGTTAACAACCTGTTAGCGTCATTTTACCCAACTTTCACCCgtgtttccatttttttatatCACCGGCTAATTACTAGCATCCAGTGCTAATTCCAATTCGGCTATGTCAGTAACGATACGTGACTTTTAAACGCGAATGTGAAAAGGAGTATCGTGTATGCTCGTGAAAACTCACATTGTGCCGTTATAGTGGTGTtaccacaaaaaaaagttgtttgttCACCAGCAATACTTTTTACTTCCTCAAAAACAACACCTGGAAGTTCTTCTGTCAAGTTTACGGGGGAATGTTCAAGGAACGTCACGTCATACGTCACGACGTCATACGTCACGGCGTCCCGTTACGTACGCGACTTCCGTGTCGTTGTGCGTGCGCGCGGCAGCCATATTGGAAAGGTACTGACCAGCACTGGACTGGAAAGCATaataaaatatacaaaataaacatgtttataaaaagcataatagttcactaaaacacacaaaacaaaaatactttgaacAACAAACAATATTTAATATGGctgtgatgaaaacaaaaattaaaatttaGACCTACTTTGTGTGTAAAGTGTCAAACACAACTTTTGTCATGATTTGGCATCATATAAATAAAACAGAATTgaattaaaatttattttagGGTTCTCTACACGTTTTATTAGTCGACAGAAGTTAACGTATATTAAAGCAAATGCAGCTCAAAAGTACAAAAATAATTCCAAGCCAATCCCTTTAGCATCTTCAGTTTAATTGTGCAATGAACATCCACAAAAACACCTAGAAAAATATACAGAGGTAAATAAAGGCCTTCAAAAAATACTTCAGCTTGAACATCGTATAAATCAAGCAAGACACACAAGCTTTAAAGTTGATCCATCCTCTATCTATAGCTATATTGTTCAACGTGTGTCACTTACGATGTGTCATAACGAGGTTGACCTAATTGTCCACCCAGGgatcattacacacacacatcgacATGTCCTGAAGATAGACAGCGGCGTCCACCAGTGGTCTGGCATGCTTTGTGACAACACCACGGGAGGGGTGGTCCATCATGGGACACGGTGTCAAGTAGGAGACCGCAGTGGCGCAGTCTCAGAACTAAGTTTACCACCGGGGGAGAAACACAAGCGAGGGATTGCCTGTTAGTCGattgaagtttttatttttgagaAGGAGGTGAAGAGAGAAGATTCAAAATGCAATCTTGTGCGAGGTGCGGTTTTGTGGTGTACCCGGCGGAGAAGATCAACTGCATTGATCAGGTATTACAAGCAAGCCTCGATTGTTTTGCTTTCATTAAATGTGACACTAATTAAAGCTGATACTTTAATTTGGCAAATTAGACATTGTTGAATACATGATGAactaatcattttatttttatttttttggcagaACTGGCACAAAGCATGTTTTCACTGCGACATCTGTAAAATGGTGCTGACGGCCAATAATTTTGTCAGCCATAAAAAGAGGCCTTACTGCTCAgtgtgagttttttttcctattattttatttttctgttttttgaCAAAAAGTCCAAAAGTGTGTATTTCTCGGCTACAGACATAACCCGAGGAATAACACCTTCACCAGCGTGTACGAGGCGCCCATCAACATCACCGCCAAAAAGCAAAGCAAGGCCAGCAGTGAGGTGAGATGATGTCATCGTGGCTTGAAGACACAAGCTAATGTCTTTGTAAAGTATTTGGAACATGACACAGGTGGCCGCTATGTTTCCCTCGGGCAGTTGTACCCAGATTTAACCGCAAAAGCAGAAATTTGGTGGTCAGGTTACTTCCTTTTTTTCGTTTTAAAAAGCCCACCTTTTCCCAGAAAGGCTGTTGAGTTTGCAAATGACGGTAGCCTCATGGAATGGAGAGTGCGCCTCAGGTTATTTCGGTGCCGAGCAGCTTTATGCCTCAGCCGGCTAAAATTAAACCGCAAAAAAGATCCCGGCATCGCTTCCTCTTCTCCACCTGTTGGATTTCGTTTCAAAGTCCACGCGGGACTCCAGGCTTATATTAGCAGCAGGCTTGCAAGCTCATAAGCTCCTGATAGATGCATCCAGACAGACTGAGGTCTTCACAGATGATGATATCTGATCTGATCGTAGACTTGTGATCAAATCTTGCTTTTGCTCGCATGGCCCAACCTAGTTTTCTTTTCATTGGCTGAGACTAAAATGTTTATGGCTGAAATCTCCAGAGACCTTTATACCATGATGCACTTCTCCATAAATATTACACTCTACTAAAAACAGGAGAGGACCTAATATGGAACCCTGTGGGACTCCACAGATAATTTTGCATCATTGGTGCAAATGTTCTCTGATTTCACGCTGCATTTGCAACGCTAAGTCCTTAAAGCAGATCTTCTGGTAACTTCAAATCATATTTTAGAACTGCTATTAGATTAGGCACATGTCCAGTGTTGCGCTTGTGCAAATTTACGCTGGTCTTGGCTTAACGTTTTGACGTCTATATGCATTTGTAGCTGAAGTATCGCGAGGATGGCGAACGTTTTATGTCTACCTTCCACTATGACATGAAGTCCATGGAGTTGGAGAGGGCTCGTCTAGCCAGTCAGATGGCCGGTCAGGTGAGG contains these protein-coding regions:
- the casp7 gene encoding caspase-7 — translated: MAEATQLGDLEEDEMTVDITDAKPDRKGRFLLFSKKNKDGQTREQDYSSESHYRIVSPTFQYKMSHRRVGKCIIINNKNFEERTGMNVRNGTDRDAGELFKCFKSLGFNVFIYNDQTCEKMERLLREASEEDHSDSSCFACILLSHGEEGMIYGTDGAMPIKTMTSLFRGDMCKSLVGKPKLFFIQACRGSEFDDGIQTDSGPPNDTLETDANPRHKIPVEADFLFAYSTVPGYYSWRNPGRGSWFVQALCNVLNEFGKQLEIMQILTRVNYMVATSFESWSEDPRFSEKKQIPCVVSMLTKELYFN